One part of the Desulfonema ishimotonii genome encodes these proteins:
- a CDS encoding sigma-54-dependent transcriptional regulator, with the protein MDDKIIIIDDDMDYLDVLWSRLSSGGFKNVHIEDLPLRAAEQFRSGERFTLALIDMSMPDMDGMELLEIIRSNSPGTECIMITAVNDAKIAVECIKKGAYDYLLKPVPQGELLLSVHRALERRNLLDLLEIDKRKTLPELTCKTAFEPIVTRSRNMLKVLKEAELHARSDVPILITGESGTGKELLARAVHAASLRARKPLTPVNMAALTGSLFDSEFFGHTRGAFTGADRERTGYLENTHGGTLFLDEIGIMPLELQGKLLRVLQDGEFIKVGASTPRTADVRIISATNEDMEQLVAQRKFRCDLYYRLRGGWLHLPPLRERKADIPLLISEFLREFCNDNRCRIDVKAMALLMGYNYPGNIRELKSVIQSAVNLAQGQPVTVNCLPEHVRVRKKGVPDVADDATDAILPLAQVEKNHILKIYKQLKGNKSRTARELGIGLNTLRRKLVAYGVK; encoded by the coding sequence ATGGACGACAAAATTATCATCATTGATGACGATATGGATTATCTGGATGTGCTGTGGAGTCGTCTCTCTTCGGGCGGATTTAAAAATGTTCACATCGAAGACCTGCCCCTCAGGGCTGCGGAACAGTTCCGGTCGGGCGAGCGGTTCACCCTCGCGCTGATCGACATGTCCATGCCGGACATGGACGGCATGGAATTGCTGGAAATCATCCGAAGCAACAGCCCCGGCACCGAATGCATTATGATCACCGCCGTCAATGACGCCAAGATCGCAGTGGAGTGCATCAAAAAAGGGGCCTATGACTACCTGCTCAAGCCCGTGCCCCAGGGCGAGCTTCTGCTGTCGGTCCACCGGGCACTGGAGCGCCGGAACCTGCTGGATCTTCTGGAGATCGACAAACGGAAAACCCTGCCAGAGCTGACCTGCAAGACCGCGTTTGAGCCGATTGTCACCCGCTCCCGCAACATGCTCAAGGTGCTGAAAGAGGCGGAACTTCATGCCCGGAGCGATGTGCCCATCCTCATCACCGGCGAGAGCGGCACGGGAAAGGAGCTGCTGGCGCGGGCTGTCCATGCGGCCAGCCTCCGTGCCCGAAAGCCGCTGACCCCCGTCAATATGGCGGCCCTCACCGGCAGCCTGTTTGATTCGGAGTTCTTCGGCCACACCCGGGGCGCATTCACGGGCGCTGACCGGGAGCGGACCGGCTATCTGGAAAATACCCACGGCGGCACCCTCTTTCTGGACGAGATCGGCATCATGCCTCTGGAACTTCAGGGCAAACTGCTGCGGGTGCTTCAGGACGGCGAATTTATCAAGGTCGGGGCCAGCACCCCCCGGACGGCAGACGTCCGCATTATCTCCGCCACCAACGAGGATATGGAGCAATTGGTGGCCCAGCGGAAATTCCGGTGTGATCTCTATTACCGGCTCAGAGGCGGCTGGCTTCACCTGCCGCCCCTGCGGGAACGGAAGGCGGATATCCCGCTGCTGATCAGCGAATTTCTGAGGGAATTCTGCAATGACAACCGGTGCCGGATTGACGTCAAGGCCATGGCCCTGCTGATGGGGTACAATTATCCCGGCAACATCCGGGAGCTGAAGTCTGTTATTCAGTCTGCGGTCAACCTGGCCCAGGGACAGCCGGTCACCGTAAACTGCCTGCCGGAACATGTCCGGGTACGGAAAAAAGGGGTGCCGGACGTGGCGGATGACGCGACGGACGCGATCCTTCCCCTTGCCCAGGTTGAAAAAAATCATATTCTCAAAATTTATAAACAGTTAAAAGGGAATAAATCCAGGACAGCCAGGGAACTGGGAATCGGCCTGAACACCCTGCGCCGGAAACTGGTGGCCTATGGCGTGAAATGA
- the dut gene encoding dUTP diphosphatase produces the protein MAAPVVKIRYMRADRDSDIPLPRYMTPHAAGMDICAAVPEPVDMGPGDIVLIPTGFAVAVPPEYEAQIRPRSGLALRHGITLINAPGTIDADYRGEVMVPLINLGRTLFTVRRGERIAQMVINQICQVRLNVVPRLDETERNTGGFGHTGV, from the coding sequence ATGGCCGCACCGGTGGTGAAAATCCGCTATATGAGGGCGGACAGGGATTCGGATATTCCCCTGCCCCGCTACATGACGCCCCACGCGGCCGGCATGGATATCTGCGCGGCCGTTCCCGAACCGGTGGATATGGGGCCGGGCGACATTGTTCTGATTCCCACCGGTTTTGCCGTAGCCGTGCCCCCGGAATATGAGGCCCAGATTCGCCCCCGGAGCGGGCTGGCACTGCGTCACGGCATCACGCTGATCAACGCACCGGGCACCATTGACGCCGATTACCGGGGCGAGGTGATGGTGCCTCTCATCAACCTGGGTCGGACACTGTTTACGGTCCGGCGGGGAGAGCGGATCGCCCAGATGGTGATCAACCAAATCTGCCAAGTCCGGCTGAATGTCGTCCCCCGGCTTGACGAAACGGAGCGCAATACCGGCGGCTTCGGTCATACCGGGGTATAG
- the pnp gene encoding polyribonucleotide nucleotidyltransferase: MELTLTADVGGKSLSIETGKVAKQASGSVVVQYGETIVLVTVVASDEPRANAGFLPLSVEYQEKIYAAGRIPGNYHRREIGRPSEKETLTARLIDRPIRPLFPKEYFNELQVIATVLSMDQENDPDVLAMVGASAALEISDIPFAGPIACVRVGRIDGELRANPSLDELEKCDINIIVAGSRTGVVMVEGGGNEVSEADMLDAIFFGHEAMQPLIDLQEKMKATVGKPKKAHEPPPKDEALIEKLGTLAADRIRETIVIPEKMPRYAALRALKAEIFEGLGEEYADRKGEVYDILSSLQKTASRNLILKEGRRIDGRKFDEVRPIACEAGVLPRPHGSALFTRGETQVLAVLTIGSGRDEQRLETLYGDETRRFMLHYNFPPFSVGEVKRMGGPSRRDIGHGGLSARALERVLPPAEEFDYTLRLVSEVLESNGSSSMGTVCSGTLALMDGGVPIKAPVSGIAMGLVKEGDQVVILTDILGDEDHTGDMDFKVTGTRDGVTALQMDIKILELSRDIMGKALVQAREGRRFILDKMLEALSEPREEISPYAPKVLTIKINPDKIRDVIGPGGKVIRAIQTDTNTRIEIEDSGMVKISAFSKEEGDAALARVNEITLEPEIGTVYEGTVVKTTDFGAFVQILPGTDGLVHISQLATQRVKKVTDVVKEGDTLRVKVLEINRDGKIRLSHKAVLEEENGRK; encoded by the coding sequence ATGGAGTTAACACTTACAGCAGATGTGGGGGGCAAGTCCCTGAGCATCGAGACCGGCAAGGTCGCCAAACAGGCCTCCGGATCGGTCGTTGTCCAGTACGGAGAGACCATTGTTCTGGTGACAGTGGTCGCCTCGGACGAGCCAAGAGCCAATGCGGGCTTTCTGCCCCTGTCCGTGGAATACCAGGAAAAGATATACGCGGCAGGCCGGATTCCGGGGAACTATCACCGACGCGAAATCGGCCGCCCCAGTGAGAAGGAGACGCTGACCGCCCGTCTGATCGACCGGCCCATCCGCCCCCTTTTTCCCAAGGAATATTTCAATGAACTCCAGGTGATCGCCACAGTGCTGTCGATGGATCAGGAGAACGACCCCGATGTCCTGGCCATGGTCGGCGCGTCGGCAGCCCTTGAGATTTCGGATATTCCCTTTGCCGGCCCCATCGCATGTGTCCGCGTCGGAAGGATCGACGGCGAACTCAGGGCCAACCCCTCTCTGGATGAGCTGGAAAAATGCGATATCAATATCATCGTGGCCGGTTCCCGGACCGGCGTGGTCATGGTCGAGGGCGGCGGCAACGAGGTGAGCGAGGCCGATATGCTGGACGCCATCTTCTTCGGCCATGAGGCGATGCAGCCCCTCATTGACCTTCAGGAGAAGATGAAGGCGACCGTCGGCAAGCCCAAAAAGGCCCATGAGCCGCCCCCGAAGGATGAGGCGCTGATTGAAAAGCTGGGAACCCTTGCGGCGGACCGGATTCGGGAAACCATCGTTATCCCCGAAAAAATGCCGCGTTACGCGGCACTCAGAGCGCTGAAGGCCGAAATTTTCGAGGGGCTGGGAGAGGAATATGCCGACCGCAAAGGCGAGGTCTATGACATTCTGAGCAGCCTTCAGAAGACCGCCAGCCGGAACCTGATCCTGAAAGAGGGCCGCCGGATTGACGGCAGAAAGTTCGATGAGGTCCGGCCCATTGCCTGTGAGGCCGGCGTTCTGCCGAGACCCCACGGCAGCGCCCTCTTTACCCGCGGAGAAACCCAGGTGCTGGCCGTACTGACCATCGGATCGGGCCGGGATGAACAGCGCCTTGAAACCCTCTACGGCGACGAAACCCGCCGGTTTATGCTTCATTACAACTTCCCGCCCTTTTCCGTGGGAGAGGTGAAGCGCATGGGCGGTCCCAGCCGCCGGGACATCGGCCACGGCGGACTCTCCGCCCGCGCCCTGGAAAGGGTGCTGCCGCCGGCAGAGGAATTCGACTATACGCTCCGGCTGGTTTCCGAAGTGCTGGAATCGAACGGCTCCTCCTCAATGGGAACGGTCTGCTCCGGCACCCTGGCCCTCATGGACGGCGGTGTCCCCATCAAAGCACCGGTTTCCGGCATTGCCATGGGGCTGGTCAAGGAAGGCGATCAGGTGGTGATCCTGACCGATATCCTGGGAGACGAGGATCACACCGGGGACATGGACTTCAAGGTCACCGGAACCCGCGACGGCGTCACCGCCCTTCAGATGGACATCAAAATCCTGGAACTGTCCAGGGATATTATGGGAAAAGCCCTGGTGCAGGCCCGTGAAGGCCGCCGGTTTATCCTGGACAAGATGCTGGAGGCCCTCAGTGAACCGCGTGAGGAGATTTCTCCCTATGCGCCCAAGGTGCTGACCATCAAAATCAATCCGGACAAAATCCGCGACGTAATCGGCCCGGGCGGCAAGGTGATCCGGGCAATTCAGACGGATACCAACACCCGTATCGAAATCGAGGACTCCGGCATGGTCAAGATCTCCGCATTTTCCAAGGAGGAAGGCGATGCGGCCCTGGCACGGGTCAACGAGATCACCCTTGAGCCGGAAATCGGCACCGTGTACGAGGGTACCGTTGTCAAAACGACCGACTTCGGGGCGTTTGTTCAGATCCTGCCGGGCACGGACGGGCTGGTCCATATCTCACAGCTTGCCACCCAGCGGGTGAAAAAGGTGACCGACGTGGTCAAAGAGGGCGACACCCTCCGGGTCAAGGTTCTTGAAATTAACAGAGACGGCAAAATCCGGTTAAGCCATAAGGCGGTCCTGGAAGAGGAAAATGGCCGCAAATAA
- the rpsO gene encoding 30S ribosomal protein S15: MVFTAEDKKQLVDKFKLHDTDTGSPEVQIGLLTHRISYLTEHLKVHKKDHHSRRGLLMLVGKRRRLLNYVKSKDVQRYRTIIETLGLRR, encoded by the coding sequence GTGGTTTTCACAGCAGAAGATAAAAAACAACTCGTTGACAAGTTTAAACTGCACGATACCGACACCGGTTCCCCGGAAGTCCAGATCGGGCTTCTGACACACCGTATCTCTTATCTGACAGAGCATCTGAAGGTGCATAAGAAGGACCATCATTCCAGAAGAGGTCTGCTGATGCTGGTCGGTAAACGGCGCCGACTGCTCAACTATGTCAAGAGCAAGGATGTGCAGCGCTACCGGACCATCATCGAAACACTGGGGCTGAGACGGTAA
- the truB gene encoding tRNA pseudouridine(55) synthase TruB, translating into MQSPLNGILIIDKPEEMSSARALACVKKATGVRKAGHTGTLDPFATGVLVCCVNQATKLSRFFLHGDKSYEATLLLGVETDTQDLTGSVLSTCENLCFSDEEVRAAFAPFEGRIEQQPPVYSALKHNGVPLYKLARQGKPVQKPPRTVLISRLEILEIALPEVRFAVSCSGGTYIRTLAADIGRALGCGAHLKALRRTGSSHFALKDAVTLAELGDLAAAGRIGDRLVSLSDALTHMPDHQADHRLMRKIMYGNTIARSDIPANLPEGYLRVTDSANRLLAVLSHKKESDTYNYCCVFNSNVNI; encoded by the coding sequence ATGCAATCCCCGTTAAACGGCATCCTGATCATCGACAAGCCGGAAGAGATGAGTTCGGCCCGGGCACTGGCCTGCGTTAAGAAGGCGACCGGCGTCAGAAAGGCAGGCCATACCGGCACCCTGGACCCCTTTGCCACCGGCGTTCTGGTCTGCTGTGTCAATCAGGCCACCAAACTCTCCCGGTTCTTCCTCCACGGCGATAAATCCTATGAGGCCACCTTGTTGCTGGGCGTCGAAACCGATACCCAGGATCTCACCGGATCTGTCCTTTCCACCTGCGAAAACCTCTGTTTTTCCGATGAGGAGGTGCGGGCGGCCTTTGCGCCATTTGAGGGCCGGATCGAACAGCAGCCGCCGGTGTATTCGGCCCTGAAACACAACGGCGTGCCGCTCTACAAACTGGCGCGCCAGGGCAAACCGGTTCAGAAGCCCCCCCGGACGGTTCTGATTTCCCGGCTTGAAATTCTGGAGATCGCCCTGCCGGAGGTCCGGTTTGCAGTGTCCTGCTCCGGCGGGACGTATATCAGAACCCTGGCCGCCGATATCGGACGCGCCCTGGGGTGCGGGGCCCATCTGAAGGCCCTGAGACGGACCGGCAGCAGCCACTTTGCCCTGAAAGATGCGGTAACGCTGGCGGAACTGGGGGATCTGGCCGCAGCCGGCAGGATCGGTGACCGCCTGGTCTCCCTGTCCGATGCCCTGACACATATGCCGGATCATCAGGCCGATCACCGGCTGATGCGTAAGATCATGTACGGCAATACGATCGCCCGGTCCGACATCCCGGCAAACCTCCCGGAGGGGTATCTCCGGGTGACAGACAGCGCCAACCGCCTGCTGGCGGTTTTAAGCCATAAAAAAGAGAGCGACACGTATAATTACTGTTGTGTTTTTAACAGTAACGTGAATATATGA
- a CDS encoding DHH family phosphoesterase: protein MEMIIRQLKQADRILVTSHINPDGDAIGALIAMGLSLEQMGKTVTLYNESPIPAVYRFLPSAGRIVAHTDPLETYDAAVVLDCGDIGRIGGLAGEIHRIPVVINIDHHMTNTRFGHLNDIDTAACATAEIVYRFVRALKTPVTTAIATAIYTGIFTDTGSFRFANTNNAAFSICNEMVAQGVEPYVVARHVYGTYSLGRIKLLNLALDSIEILNNGQISVMTLTRDMLDETGTRTEDIDGMINYARGIEDVRVAVLIQEQPDEAPQRPGHHRFHVSLRSDGSIDVGALASTFGGGGHYRAAGFTVNTTLSGLKGDILDGVRKCDAAPCNPR, encoded by the coding sequence ATGGAAATGATCATACGCCAACTGAAACAGGCTGACCGCATCCTCGTCACCTCCCACATCAATCCCGATGGCGATGCGATCGGAGCCCTGATCGCCATGGGACTCTCTCTGGAGCAGATGGGAAAGACGGTGACGCTCTACAACGAAAGCCCGATTCCCGCAGTCTACCGTTTCCTGCCCTCGGCCGGGCGCATTGTGGCGCACACCGACCCTCTGGAAACATATGATGCGGCGGTGGTTCTGGATTGCGGTGATATCGGGCGAATCGGGGGGCTTGCCGGTGAAATTCACCGCATCCCCGTGGTGATCAATATTGACCATCATATGACCAATACCCGTTTCGGGCATCTGAACGATATTGACACTGCCGCGTGTGCGACCGCTGAAATCGTATACCGGTTTGTCCGCGCCCTGAAAACGCCTGTCACCACAGCCATTGCCACGGCCATCTATACGGGAATATTTACAGATACCGGGTCATTCCGGTTTGCCAACACCAACAACGCCGCCTTTTCCATCTGCAATGAAATGGTGGCACAGGGGGTGGAGCCGTATGTGGTGGCCCGGCATGTATACGGCACCTATTCCCTGGGCCGCATCAAACTCCTGAATCTGGCCCTTGACTCCATTGAGATCCTCAACAACGGTCAGATCTCCGTGATGACCCTGACCCGTGACATGCTCGATGAGACCGGTACCCGTACCGAAGATATCGACGGCATGATCAATTACGCCAGAGGGATAGAGGATGTGCGGGTGGCAGTACTTATTCAGGAGCAGCCGGATGAGGCACCGCAGCGTCCCGGACATCACCGCTTTCATGTCAGCCTCCGTTCGGACGGGAGCATTGACGTGGGGGCCCTGGCCAGCACATTCGGCGGCGGCGGTCACTACCGGGCTGCCGGCTTTACCGTTAATACCACCCTGTCCGGCCTCAAGGGCGACATTCTGGACGGGGTCAGAAAGTGTGATGCAGCACCATGCAATCCCCGTTAA
- the rbfA gene encoding 30S ribosome-binding factor RbfA — MMKPFSRSDRVSALIQQTLGDILRKHIKDPRLKMATITGVRMAKDLKNARIYFCISGGPEKVAGALKGFESAQGFIKRELSAELDLRYMPSLKFFYDESFDYGTHIDRLLKSIDTDGNDHTPTETG; from the coding sequence ATGATGAAGCCTTTTTCACGCTCAGACAGGGTCAGCGCCCTGATTCAGCAGACCCTGGGCGACATTCTGAGAAAACACATCAAGGATCCCCGGCTTAAAATGGCGACCATCACAGGCGTCAGAATGGCCAAAGACCTGAAGAACGCCCGGATTTATTTCTGCATTTCCGGCGGACCGGAAAAGGTCGCGGGGGCGCTGAAGGGATTTGAGAGCGCACAGGGGTTCATCAAGCGGGAGCTTTCCGCAGAGCTGGATCTGCGCTATATGCCCAGTCTCAAGTTTTTCTATGACGAATCCTTTGATTATGGCACACATATTGACCGTCTGCTCAAATCGATAGATACCGATGGAAATGATCATACGCCAACTGAAACAGGCTGA
- a CDS encoding DUF503 domain-containing protein produces MVVGIGIIVFRLHDCRSLKGKRKVVKSVIAQIRNHFNVSAAEVGANDIWQRAEVGFSMVGNDRQVINSKIDKIFNMAESLGLAEIIDTEMEIINL; encoded by the coding sequence ATGGTCGTAGGCATCGGAATCATCGTATTCAGGCTGCATGACTGCCGCTCCCTCAAGGGCAAGCGGAAGGTCGTGAAATCCGTTATCGCACAGATACGGAACCACTTCAATGTATCTGCTGCCGAGGTGGGCGCCAATGATATCTGGCAGCGGGCCGAGGTGGGGTTTTCCATGGTGGGAAACGACCGCCAGGTCATCAACTCCAAAATTGACAAAATTTTCAATATGGCGGAGTCGCTGGGACTTGCGGAGATTATTGATACCGAAATGGAGATAATAAACCTATGA
- the infB gene encoding translation initiation factor IF-2 has protein sequence MAKIRVYELARVLNMKNKALLDKMSDMNIAVSSHMSSLDDETVANIKANILGKKKGAAEVTRVKPTVIRKRKKRTSAETEDTAPEEMTADTDAAPETEDRSDTTEIEQDAPPEPEKESADAGTPEPDNDQAVIPSSDEKPGTGKKKAKKAKKAKDAPAKIIQTPSDTPPKAESDPIEAPAVSAVEQEPAGPAEVGEKPMNSEKTTTRRQRDADASTAEPSGAAETSTDQPETPEKADKKPEKRKKKKRANKKDTPARIIKLPPKVAAPPSEKSSPAKSKPARSTEQAAGGNEKTTAGELPVRDRKKKFHKKKGEVTPSAGEETRRGKKKTPFRRKEVVEGAALYGKGKRGKRGKARAVKAQKTQITTPKAIKRRVKIDDTIVLADLAKRMGIKASEMIKKLMMLGVMVTVNQTIDFDTAVLVASEFGYEVEKAAFEEDTFLHIEEESTPGAMVGRSPVVTIMGHVDHGKTSLLDVIRKTRITEIEAGGITQHIGAYSVKTSGGQVTFLDTPGHEAFTAMRARGAIVTDIVVLVVAADDGVMPQTIEAINHSKAANVPIIVAINKMDKDGADPDRVTRELSEHNLMPEDWGGDTIFVKVSAKQNQGIDALLEMILLQAEVLELKANPDKHAKGYVVESKLDAGRGPVATILVQEGTLRAGDPVVCGVHHGKIRAMLNDRGQQVESAGPSEPVEVLGLSGVPNAGDEMIVLDDDKSAKQVSEHRLQKQRSIGLAKTSRISLEKLFERMQEGEVKDLNVILKADVHGSLEAMSESLVKLSNDEVSINIIHAATGTVSESDISLAAVSNAIIIGFNVRPTPKVQTFANEEHVDMRFYNVIYNVIKDVKDAILGMMESTFEERVLGRAETREVFHVPKVGTIAGCYVTDGNIQRGKRIRLVRDGVVIHEGNIASLRRFKDDVKEVQSGYECGIGIERYNDIKVGDIIECYYLEEIKPELA, from the coding sequence ATGGCAAAGATCAGAGTATATGAGCTTGCCAGAGTTCTGAACATGAAAAATAAGGCGCTCCTGGATAAAATGAGCGATATGAATATTGCCGTAAGCAGCCACATGAGTTCTCTGGATGACGAGACTGTAGCGAACATCAAGGCGAATATTCTTGGAAAAAAGAAAGGGGCAGCGGAGGTTACCCGCGTAAAGCCAACCGTTATCCGAAAACGAAAAAAACGGACTTCAGCGGAAACCGAAGACACAGCGCCTGAAGAGATGACTGCTGATACGGACGCGGCACCGGAGACAGAAGACCGTTCCGATACAACAGAAATAGAACAGGACGCCCCCCCTGAACCGGAAAAAGAATCTGCCGACGCCGGAACGCCTGAACCGGATAACGATCAGGCTGTAATACCCTCCTCTGATGAGAAGCCGGGAACCGGAAAGAAAAAGGCGAAAAAGGCCAAAAAGGCGAAAGACGCCCCGGCCAAAATAATTCAAACCCCTTCGGATACCCCGCCCAAAGCGGAATCCGATCCCATCGAAGCACCTGCTGTGTCGGCGGTTGAACAGGAACCGGCCGGGCCTGCCGAGGTTGGAGAAAAGCCTATGAACAGTGAGAAGACAACAACGCGGAGGCAGCGGGATGCGGACGCTTCAACGGCCGAACCGTCTGGCGCCGCAGAAACCTCGACCGATCAGCCCGAGACACCTGAGAAAGCGGATAAAAAGCCGGAAAAAAGAAAGAAAAAGAAGCGGGCGAATAAAAAAGATACGCCCGCACGGATTATCAAACTGCCGCCGAAGGTTGCCGCGCCCCCGTCAGAAAAGAGTTCGCCTGCGAAGAGTAAGCCTGCGAGAAGTACGGAGCAGGCTGCGGGTGGCAATGAGAAAACAACAGCCGGGGAGTTGCCGGTCAGAGACCGGAAGAAAAAATTCCATAAGAAAAAAGGGGAGGTCACCCCGTCCGCCGGGGAAGAGACCCGCCGGGGCAAAAAGAAAACCCCCTTCAGGCGTAAGGAGGTCGTGGAAGGTGCCGCACTGTATGGCAAGGGGAAACGGGGAAAACGGGGCAAGGCCAGGGCGGTGAAAGCCCAGAAGACCCAGATCACGACCCCCAAGGCCATCAAACGCCGGGTGAAGATTGATGATACGATTGTCCTGGCGGATCTGGCCAAACGGATGGGGATCAAGGCCAGCGAGATGATCAAGAAGCTGATGATGCTGGGCGTGATGGTAACCGTCAACCAGACCATCGACTTTGATACGGCGGTCCTGGTCGCATCGGAGTTCGGGTACGAGGTGGAAAAAGCCGCCTTTGAAGAAGATACCTTTCTGCATATCGAAGAGGAAAGCACCCCCGGAGCTATGGTCGGCAGATCCCCTGTGGTCACCATTATGGGCCATGTGGATCACGGGAAAACCTCCCTGCTGGACGTGATCCGCAAGACCCGGATTACCGAAATTGAGGCGGGCGGGATTACGCAGCATATCGGTGCCTACAGTGTCAAGACATCGGGCGGACAGGTGACGTTTCTGGATACCCCCGGACATGAGGCCTTTACGGCCATGCGCGCCCGCGGGGCCATCGTGACCGACATCGTTGTTCTCGTTGTCGCTGCCGATGACGGGGTGATGCCCCAGACCATTGAGGCCATCAACCACTCCAAGGCCGCCAATGTTCCCATTATTGTGGCCATCAACAAGATGGACAAGGACGGCGCCGATCCCGACCGGGTGACACGGGAGCTTTCCGAGCATAACCTGATGCCCGAAGACTGGGGGGGCGATACCATTTTTGTCAAGGTGTCCGCCAAACAGAATCAGGGGATTGATGCGCTGCTGGAGATGATACTGCTCCAGGCCGAGGTGCTGGAACTCAAAGCCAATCCGGATAAACATGCCAAGGGCTATGTGGTGGAATCCAAACTGGACGCCGGCCGCGGCCCTGTGGCCACCATCCTGGTTCAGGAGGGAACGCTCCGTGCCGGAGATCCGGTTGTATGCGGGGTTCATCATGGAAAAATCCGCGCCATGCTCAATGACCGGGGCCAGCAGGTCGAATCGGCAGGTCCGTCAGAGCCGGTGGAGGTGCTGGGGCTTTCGGGTGTGCCCAACGCCGGTGACGAGATGATCGTCCTGGATGACGACAAGAGCGCCAAGCAGGTCAGTGAGCACCGGCTCCAGAAGCAGCGCTCCATCGGCCTGGCCAAGACCAGCCGCATCAGCCTGGAAAAGCTCTTTGAGCGGATGCAGGAGGGTGAGGTCAAGGATCTGAACGTCATTCTCAAGGCCGATGTTCACGGCTCACTTGAGGCCATGAGCGAGTCTCTGGTCAAGCTGTCCAACGACGAGGTCTCCATTAACATCATCCACGCAGCGACCGGCACTGTGAGTGAATCCGATATTTCGCTGGCCGCCGTGTCCAATGCCATCATTATCGGCTTTAACGTCCGTCCCACACCCAAAGTGCAGACGTTTGCCAATGAAGAGCATGTGGATATGCGCTTCTACAACGTCATTTACAACGTCATCAAGGATGTGAAAGACGCCATCCTCGGCATGATGGAGTCCACCTTTGAGGAACGGGTTCTGGGCCGTGCCGAGACCCGGGAGGTCTTTCATGTACCCAAGGTGGGGACAATTGCCGGCTGCTATGTCACGGACGGAAACATTCAGCGGGGGAAACGCATCCGCCTGGTCCGCGACGGCGTGGTGATCCACGAGGGGAATATCGCCTCCCTGAGACGGTTCAAGGACGATGTGAAAGAGGTGCAGAGCGGCTACGAGTGCGGTATCGGCATTGAGCGGTATAACGATATCAAGGTCGGCGACATCATTGAGTGTTACTATCTTGAGGAAATCAAACCGGAGCTGGCGTAA